The Vanessa cardui chromosome 9, ilVanCard2.1, whole genome shotgun sequence genome has a window encoding:
- the LOC124532602 gene encoding myophilin-like, translating into MADYRAGKAGINAEAQARINSKYNNDIAHETLEWIKSITGQPENTAGDADNLYEVLKDGTLLCNLVNKFQEGSVKKINQSTMAFKCMENINAFLETAKKLGVPPQETFQTIDLWEKQNLYSVVICLQSLGRKAGNYGLPSIGPKEADKNIREFSEDQLKAGQNVISLQYGTNKGQQSGISFGNRRQM; encoded by the coding sequence ATGGCTGATTATCGCGCAGGAAAAGCTGGCATCAATGCTGAGGCGCAGGCCAGGATCAACAGCAAATATAACAACGACATCGCTCATGAAACCCTCGAATGGATCAAGAGTATTACGGGCCAGCCGGAGAATACCGCTGGAGACGCTGACAATCTTTACGAAGTCCTTAAAGACGGTACCCTGCTTTGCAATTTAGTGAACAAGTTCCAAGAAGGATCGGTCAAGAAAATTAATCAGTCAACAATGGCGTTCAAGTGCATGGAAAATATCAATGCGTTCCTGGAGACCGCGAAGAAATTGGGCGTGCCTCCCCAAGAAACATTCCAAACGATTGATCTGTGGGAGAAGCAAAATCTTTACTCCGTTGTAATATGTCTGCAATCGTTGGGTAGGAAAGCCGGCAACTATGGGCTCCCTTCGATCGGACCCAAGGAAGCGGATAAAAATATTCGTGAGTTCAGCGAAGATCAACTAAAAGCCGGTCAGAATGTGATTTCGCTTCAATATGGAACGAACAAGGGCCAACAGAGTGGCATCTCCTTCGGTAACAGACGTCAGATGTGA